AGTTTTCCCGAAAGGAATTGGAACGAGCGAGAAACCGCTTGGAGACGCGAGTCACGCAAAAATCGCGAGAGCTGGTCAGAGAAAAATCGGCAAAACAGCTGGTAGAGCAGGAAGCTGACTTGTTGCGACAATTGTTGCAAACGATCATCGATACCATGCCGTCGGCGCTGATGGCGGTGGACTGTGAACGACGGATTACTTTATGGAATCGGGCCGCTGAACAATTGACCGGCATACGGAAAAAACAAGCACTGAAACACCATTTAGAGGCACTGGCGCCTTTTTTTGACAGGCAACTTCGGCAGTATATCGAGTTAAGAAAAGAAGGGGTTACGCCGACCAGCAATCGGTTTTCTGCCGATTTCAATGGAAACAAGCACTTATTGGAGGTGCTCATTTACGAACTGGAGGCTGAGGCGGTACAAGGGTGGGTGATTCGAGCCGATGACGTCACCGAAAAGGCGGCCATTGAGGAAATGCTGGTTCAATCTGAAAAAATGTTGTCTTTGGGGGGATTGGCTGCTGGGATGGCACATGAAATCAACAACCCCTTGGGCGCTATTTTGCAGAGTGTACAAACCTTGCATCGTCGATTGACACCTGATTTCCATCGTTTTGTCACGGTTGCCGAATCCTTAAGTATTTCACCCGCGAGCTTGGATGCTTGGATTGATACGATGGGAATTCGACGTTCTTTAGCGATCATAGAAGAAGCCAGTGCTCGCGCGGCGGACATTGTGAGTGATATGTTGTCATTTGCCCGTCCCGATGTGGGTGAAAATGAACGCCTCGTGCTTCAGGAATTGATTGAAGAATCAATTCGGCTGGCCCAAAGAGAATACAATGCGCGGAAGAAGTTCGACTTCCTAAAGGTGCAGATTCACAGAGAGTACCGGGATGCGCCTATTGAGGTATCAGGCAAAAGAACTCGACTGCAACAGGTGTTTTTGAATTTGTTGACCAATGCGGCCGAAGCGATGCACCTTGCCAAGACGGAGACACCGACGATATGGATTTATCTGCGATTAGAGCACAATTGGGTCAATATTGAGTTCGTTGATAATGGTCCAGGGATGCCGGAACAGGTGCGCCGTCGTGTGTTTGAGCCATTCTATACGACCAAGAGGAATTGGAAAGGCACAGGGTTGGGATTGTCGGTCAGTTATTTTATTGTCACCGAGCAAATGGGCGGCACGATGTTTGTCGAATCTGAGCCGGGTGTGGGGACACGGTTTATTGTGCGTTTGCCACTCGCGGATCAGGTTCCGGATTATTCTCCGATGGACGCCGATGGCCCCGCTCAGTTTGAGTTACCGCTCGACATGAAAGCGCCGCTGCAGCCAATGGATTCTGAGCTGCCAAAGCAAATACAAGGCGATCAGGCAAAAAATCATTAATGTCCACTCGGGCATGGAGAAACCAAGAAATTGCCATTGAACTTCGGCGCAATCGCCACTGCCGCGAAACACAAGTGCAATGGTTTGTGCCAAAGGAAGCGTGTCTAACATATAGTCAAGGCCTGGCCCGCATGCTGGCACTTGGTCGGCCGGCAGATGTTGCAGCCAGACCTGCCGGCCAGCGATGGTAGCGCCTAATAAGGCGACCAGAAAACCGCTAAGATCGTAGACCAATCGACCCTTTGGGCCAGGGTGATGAACGGCGGCCACCAAAAAAACAAGGCCCATTGCGAAAACAGCGATACGCTGAAAAATACAAAGCGGGCAAGGGTTAAGCCCTTCGACATATTGGAAATAAAGCGCCGCGACCAGAAGTTCGTGACAGAAGAAGGCGAGCAGTAGTCGAGACGCACGATAAGACATTGTTGTCCCCTCTTGAATTTTCGTTATCCGCCCATATCTCCAAAATGGCAAACAAAAAGCCTCACAAAGTGAGGCTTGAAACTTCTCCAGTCTGCAGGGCTCATTGACAATGAGCTTCTTATTTTTGCTAGCGCACAGTTTTTATATCAAGTCACCACGCGCTTCGCAAGGGTTTTTCTTAATAAACAGGTCTGACCTCACTGTCTTTCTTTTTTGTTAGCCAATGCAGCGGCTAGGGCGTCTGCGAGTGCCGAGTTGCCGGGTGTGCTCGACTTTCGGGGTGACGAATGACGTCGTCTGGGCGTGGTCTTTGACTTAGGCGTATGCGCTTTGCTTGGTCGCGTATCTGTTTGGCTGCGCATGCTCAGAGCGATTCGATGTCGCTCCTGATCGACTTCCAGCACGCGCACTTGAACAATATCTCCGGCCTTAACAACTTCACGGGGATCACGCACAAAATGATCGGAAAGTTCAGAGATATGCACCAGCCCATCCTGGTGAACACCAATATCGACGAAAGCACCAAAATCGGTGACATTACTGACCACACCTTCGAGCGTCATGCCGGGCTCGAGATCTGTGATGCTCTCAACGCCTTCCCGATAGGCGACAGTGCGAAACTCAGGTCGAGGATCTCGGCCTGGTTTTTCCAGTTCCATCAGAACATCGCGAACGGTATGTTCACCAAATTGTTCATCTACGAAGTCCTCGACTTTAAGTTGCCGGACCAAGTCGGCGTGACCGACCAGCGCACTGACGTCAACGCCAAGTTTGGCCGCCATTTTCTCGACCAACTCGTAGCTTTCTGGATGAACGGCTGAGGCATCTAGAGGATGCTCTCCATCGCGAATGCGCAAGAATCCGGCACAAAGCTGAAACGCTTTTGGGCCTAGCCGCGGAATATCAAGCAACTGTTGACGACTGCGATACGGGCCATTGGCTTCGCGATGTTTGACGATGGTCTCGGCGAGGGTTTTGCTCAAGCCGGAGACACGAGTGAGCAAAGGAATGGAGGCGGTATTCAGATCGACACCCACGGCATTGACACAATCTTCGACGACCGCGTCAAGCGCGCGGGAGAGCTTCACTTGGCTCACATCATGCTGGTATTGTCCGACGCCGATGGATTTGGGATCAATCTTGACAAGCTCCGCCAATGGATCCTGTAGGC
This DNA window, taken from Gammaproteobacteria bacterium, encodes the following:
- a CDS encoding disulfide bond formation protein B, which produces MSYRASRLLLAFFCHELLVAALYFQYVEGLNPCPLCIFQRIAVFAMGLVFLVAAVHHPGPKGRLVYDLSGFLVALLGATIAGRQVWLQHLPADQVPACGPGLDYMLDTLPLAQTIALVFRGSGDCAEVQWQFLGFSMPEWTLMIFCLIALYLLWQLRIHWLQRRFHVER
- a CDS encoding PAS domain S-box protein, with protein sequence MKPVANPLAPTETKEASDFVTSWFLLIGGIGLAWFVFINDYGWEWFVLASVLMVVPSVRFYRRAQRLQNALKHTKFNMRQMLDATEDLIFLHHRDGKIITVNLSAARKLGYSRAELQQMTVWDIDEDCVVKNDPVIQNRLSHGHVVKYCTEFVCRDGTRFPADVVTRPAEWLSDDLLVSIVRDVTPWREAERQLEFSRKELERARNRLETRVTQKSRELVREKSAKQLVEQEADLLRQLLQTIIDTMPSALMAVDCERRITLWNRAAEQLTGIRKKQALKHHLEALAPFFDRQLRQYIELRKEGVTPTSNRFSADFNGNKHLLEVLIYELEAEAVQGWVIRADDVTEKAAIEEMLVQSEKMLSLGGLAAGMAHEINNPLGAILQSVQTLHRRLTPDFHRFVTVAESLSISPASLDAWIDTMGIRRSLAIIEEASARAADIVSDMLSFARPDVGENERLVLQELIEESIRLAQREYNARKKFDFLKVQIHREYRDAPIEVSGKRTRLQQVFLNLLTNAAEAMHLAKTETPTIWIYLRLEHNWVNIEFVDNGPGMPEQVRRRVFEPFYTTKRNWKGTGLGLSVSYFIVTEQMGGTMFVESEPGVGTRFIVRLPLADQVPDYSPMDADGPAQFELPLDMKAPLQPMDSELPKQIQGDQAKNH